The Streptomyces sp. RKAG293 genome includes a region encoding these proteins:
- a CDS encoding MBL fold metallo-hydrolase — translation MTGSRLTALRPAAFGADPVGARLERILASPNYADGVFQNPVGARSTPSGGLLKALPGNMRKEARALRRPAAPVPVHPTTLADLAAPPASGLRLTWMGHSTVLAEIDGRRVLFDPVWGDRCSPFAFAGPKRVHPVPVPLKSLGTVDVVVISHDHYDHLDMPTIQALVGTDTVFAVPLGVGAHLEHWGIDPKRLHELDWNESTEVDGLTLTATPARHFCGRGLRGRQQTLWASWVVASGDHRIYHSGDTGYFPGFAEIGEQHGPFDATMIQIGAYSEFWPDIHMTPAEGMQAHVDLSGGTPHGAMLPIHWGTFNLAPHPWADPAEGTLAAARERGAKIATPRPGAPFEPSADLPDDWWWRSIAVPPAGGWPQYAAPDAAPEASKASDTETKGADGTGGTDGADGGAEDYEVARPR, via the coding sequence GTGACCGGTTCCCGCCTCACCGCACTGCGACCTGCTGCTTTCGGCGCCGATCCGGTCGGCGCGCGACTGGAGCGGATTCTCGCGTCACCCAACTACGCCGACGGCGTCTTCCAGAACCCGGTGGGTGCCCGCTCCACGCCCAGCGGGGGCCTGCTCAAGGCGCTGCCCGGCAACATGCGCAAGGAGGCGCGGGCGCTGCGCAGGCCCGCCGCCCCCGTGCCGGTCCATCCGACGACGCTCGCCGACCTGGCGGCGCCGCCGGCGTCGGGGCTGCGGCTGACGTGGATGGGCCACTCGACGGTGCTGGCCGAGATCGACGGCCGCCGGGTGCTCTTCGACCCGGTGTGGGGCGACCGCTGCTCGCCGTTCGCGTTCGCCGGTCCGAAGCGCGTGCACCCGGTGCCGGTCCCGTTGAAGTCGCTCGGCACGGTGGACGTGGTGGTCATCTCGCACGACCACTACGACCACCTCGACATGCCCACGATCCAGGCGCTGGTCGGCACGGACACGGTCTTCGCCGTGCCGCTCGGCGTCGGCGCCCACCTGGAGCACTGGGGCATCGACCCCAAGCGGCTGCACGAACTGGACTGGAACGAGTCGACCGAGGTGGACGGTCTGACGCTGACCGCGACCCCGGCCCGGCACTTCTGCGGCCGTGGCCTGCGCGGCCGCCAGCAGACCCTGTGGGCGTCCTGGGTGGTGGCGAGCGGTGACCACCGGATCTATCACAGCGGCGACACGGGGTACTTCCCCGGCTTCGCCGAGATCGGCGAGCAGCACGGCCCGTTCGACGCGACGATGATCCAGATCGGCGCCTACAGCGAGTTCTGGCCCGACATCCACATGACGCCCGCGGAAGGCATGCAGGCGCACGTGGACCTGTCCGGCGGCACGCCCCACGGAGCGATGCTGCCGATCCACTGGGGCACGTTCAACCTCGCCCCGCACCCGTGGGCCGACCCCGCCGAGGGCACGCTCGCGGCGGCCAGGGAGCGGGGCGCGAAGATCGCCACCCCGCGTCCCGGCGCGCCGTTCGAGCCCTCGGCCGATCTCCCCGACGACTGGTGGTGGCGCTCGATCGCGGTACCGCCGGCGGGCGGCTGGCCGCAGTACGCGGCTCCGGATGCCGCACCCGAAGCATCCAAGGCCTCGGACACTGAGACCAAGGGTGCTGACGGAACGGGCGGTACTGACGGTGCTGATGGTGGTGCCGAGGACTACGAAGTGGCACGCCCCAGGTAG
- a CDS encoding GNAT family N-acetyltransferase, which produces MIRPYRPADLPALYDICVRTGQEGEDARPYYPDRDLLGTIFAAPYARLEPELTFVVDDGQGTAVGYILGTADTAAFVKRFRGEWLPEVAGRYPELTGPVPATPHETMVDLLHRPERMLVPELAPYPAHLHIDLLPEHQGAGHGRALMETFLGALAAAGVGSVHLGMATANVRARYFYDRMGFHEIAVPDPGPLTYLGRATS; this is translated from the coding sequence ATGATCCGTCCCTACCGCCCCGCGGACCTGCCCGCGCTCTACGACATCTGCGTACGCACCGGCCAGGAGGGCGAGGACGCGCGGCCGTACTACCCCGACCGCGATCTGCTGGGGACGATCTTCGCGGCCCCGTACGCGCGGCTGGAGCCGGAGCTGACCTTCGTGGTGGACGACGGGCAGGGCACCGCGGTCGGCTACATCCTGGGGACGGCCGACACCGCCGCCTTCGTGAAACGGTTCCGCGGCGAATGGCTGCCGGAAGTCGCGGGCCGCTACCCGGAACTCACCGGCCCGGTGCCGGCCACCCCGCACGAAACGATGGTCGACCTGCTGCACCGGCCGGAGCGGATGCTCGTGCCCGAGCTGGCGCCGTATCCGGCGCATCTGCACATCGATCTGCTCCCCGAGCACCAGGGTGCGGGCCACGGGCGGGCGCTGATGGAGACGTTCCTCGGAGCGCTGGCGGCCGCGGGCGTCGGGTCGGTGCATCTGGGGATGGCCACGGCGAACGTCCGGGCCCGGTACTTCTACGACCGCATGGGCTTCCATGAGATCGCGGTACCGGACCCGGGGCCGCTCACCTACCTGGGGCGTGCCACTTCGTAG
- a CDS encoding nuclear transport factor 2 family protein: protein MTVDLNTSTTGTTATNGTTDTTGTDFRRLGIGLFEDWTDLWNGDFPVAERILTPGFRIHFGNAIPQTDTDALRGPGGLVPFVAAHREAKPGLVYRMHGAALVDLAATAEGGPAGQVCCRWSATRPDPDGAGVISVSGIDILAVSDGLITDVWSVGGSRRFGTDA, encoded by the coding sequence ATGACCGTCGACCTGAACACCAGCACCACCGGAACCACTGCGACCAATGGAACCACCGACACCACCGGCACCGATTTCCGCCGGCTCGGCATCGGACTGTTCGAGGACTGGACGGACCTGTGGAACGGCGACTTCCCCGTCGCCGAGCGCATCCTCACCCCCGGCTTCCGTATCCACTTCGGCAACGCCATTCCGCAAACGGACACCGACGCCCTGCGCGGTCCCGGCGGCCTGGTCCCGTTCGTCGCCGCCCACCGGGAAGCCAAGCCGGGACTGGTCTACCGCATGCATGGCGCAGCGCTCGTGGACCTCGCCGCCACGGCCGAGGGCGGGCCGGCCGGCCAGGTCTGCTGCCGCTGGAGCGCCACCCGTCCCGACCCGGACGGCGCGGGTGTGATCTCGGTGAGCGGTATCGACATTCTGGCCGTTTCCGACGGCCTGATCACCGATGTGTGGTCGGTCGGCGGGAGCCGCCGCTTCGGGACGGACGCCTGA